Proteins encoded by one window of Arachis ipaensis cultivar K30076 chromosome B04, Araip1.1, whole genome shotgun sequence:
- the LOC107636623 gene encoding uncharacterized protein LOC107636623 yields the protein MGFSLHLKKNSSKKQSGARTANKEPSPLHQFSNHPCPKDPDKLKAKKISSGVVPPQCNDPDHKSVKDVSKKIANRNKSSKGSSRTNSDELVKYMSNLPGYLQRSADRGENLQEKALNFGVLDWSRLEKWKNREMHVPALYSSFAKFNTGEASSSRVAPGTSSNIAGAGRKLDDNKKRLDSSGSKAPHKEVFPESSNVSSVEFESFRKKTHQKEWRTESLASKSRNHNGVSLGSNSNLNYGRDVNFEAKKSLEGIQQQQHILRTKERIHKPSSPRRQTSLRLKNKGVSFSSQKKMMDQFQTLDADGDGHRKFNSKPSNIVLLRPRRVQQFNSSTAGYYELSKLRSSHDDDDSESSHSSLFTFLPEEVSEELCSEIRHSSTLTSVTDEPSTSSERMQHIADSDSDVDSHPGDIFLLKDVLNIKLENGQETAEVADQNSQNSSPNYKLSLSFDQMRRSFSLKEQDLPPQLSAKSGPLTTESLENSMKEKEKGHKRTRSTPFLKLFDPLLKHNASNTQHSNESSLAAQASAGLNPFANKSKGSSIQAILQLTIKNGLPLFKFLLNNERKVLAATMKSLASPEKDDAGFCFSFYLVNEIKKKSGGWRSHVSKDKSCGYVYNMVGQMKFSSRKIDQRGNQNSKRQCMVKEYVLFGVEIDNADQKASKLSKRKELAAIVMEIPCENSSREGLHDYDLMKKGCLKCLEDQRCFCISGERDVCGNITAILPGGVHSEPTKGEPSPLIYRWKSGGTCDCGGWDVGCKLLVISNKNPSSNVPRTSKPQHERFQLFVQEGADPSTPLFTLAPLKDGFYSVEFSSTIDHLQAFFISVAVLSSQKLPTFLEMSNMHDDIKYELQGKASINYNPIPPVSPVGRV from the exons ATGGGGTTCAGTTTACACCTAAAAAAGAACAGCTCGAAAAAGCAAAGTGGCGCCAGGACAGCGAATAAGGAACCTTCTCCTCTACACCAATTCAGCAACCATCCATGTCCAAAGGATCCAGATAAGTTGAAAGCCAAAAAGATATCTAGTGGTGTTGTTCCACCACAATGCAATGATCCTGATCATAAATCAGTGAAAGATGTGTCAAAAAAGATTGCTAACCGCAACAAGAGCTCCAAGGGAAGCTCGAGGACTAATAGTGATGAGCTTGTTAAGTACATGTCCAATTTGCCAGGTTATCTCCAGCGCAGCGCGGATAGAGGCGAAAACCTCCAAGAGAAGGCCTTGAATTTTGGGGTTCTGGATTGGTCAAGGCTTGAGAAATGGAAGAACAGAGAAATGCACGTTCCGGCTCTATATAGCAGCTTCGCGAAATTCAATACTGGCGAAGCTTCATCATCGAGAGTAGCCCCCGGTACATCATCTAACATTGCTGGTGCCGGTAGAAAACTTGATGATAACAAGAAAAGATTGGACTCTTCAGGTTCCAAGGCACCTCATAAGGAAGTATTTCCTGAAAGTTCAAATGTTTCATCTGTTGAATTCGAGTCGTTTCGGAAGAAGACTCATCAAAAGGAGTGGAGGACTGAAAGTCTTGCATCTAAGTCTAGGAATCATAATGGAGTCTCACTGGGttctaattcaaatttaaattatggTAGAGATGTTAATTTTGAAGCTAAGAAGAGCCTGGAGGGTATCCAGCAGCAGCAGCATATCCTCAGGACAAAAGAGAGAATTCACAAGCCGAGTTCTCCGCGGCGACAGACATCGCTAAGGCTGAAAAACAAAGGAGTTTCGTTCAGTTCTCAGAAGAAAATGATGGATCAGTTTCAGACATTAGATGCAGATGGTGATGGTCATAGGAAATTCAACAGCAAACCAAGCAATATTGTTCTGCTTCGACCGCGCCGAGTTCAGCAATTCAATTCTTCTACTGCAGGTTATTATGAGCTGTCTAAATTAAGATCTTCACATGATGATGACGATTCGGAATCAAGCCACAGTAGCCTCTTCACTTTCCTTCCAGAAGAGGTCTCCGAAGAGTTGTGTTCTGAAATTCGACATTCTAGTACACTGACTTCTGTGACTGATGAACCTTCCACTTCTTCAGAAAGAATGCAACACATTGCTGATTCGGATTCGGATGTCGATTCACACCCTGGAGATATTTTCCTTTTGAAGGATGTCTTAAACATTAAGCTTGAGAATGGCCAAGAAACTGCTGAGGTGGCAGATCAGAATAGCCAGAATTCTTCTCCGAATTACAAGCTTAGCTTGAGCTTTGATCAGATGAGAAGAAGTTTCAGTTTGAAGGAGCAGGATCTTCCTCCGCAACTTAGTGCAAAATCTGGACCCTTGACAACTGAATCTTTAGAAAATTCTatgaaggaaaaggaaaagggtCATAAGAGAACAAGGTCCACTCCCTTTCTTAAGTTATTTGATCCTTTGTTGAAGCATAATGCATCCAACACACAGCATTCGAACGAAAGTAGTCTTGCAGCACAAGCAAGCGCAGGTTTAAATCCGTTCGCTAACAAAAGCAAAGGATCGTCGATTCAAGCCATTCTGCAGCTAACAATAAAGAATGGACTGCCTTTGTTTAAATTTTTGCTCAATAATGAAAGAAAGGTTCTAGCAGCTACCATGAAAAGTTTGGCCTCGCCGGAGAAGGACGATGCAGGGTTCTGTTTTTCGTTCTACCTTGTTAACGAAATCAAGAAAAAGAGTGGTGGATGGAGGAGTCATGTAAGCAAAGATAAAAGCTGCGGATATGTCTACAATATGGTTGGTCAGATGAAGTTTTCGAGCCGAAAGATCGACCAAAGGGGCAACCAGAACAGCAAGAGACAGTGCATGGTGAAAGAATATGTCCTGTTTGGAGTTGAAATCGACAATGCAGATCAAAAGGCATCAAAACTCAGCAAGAGGAAGGAGCTTGCAGCCATTGTTATGGAGATTCCTTGTGAAAACTCGAGCCGCGAGGGGCTGCATGATTATGATTTGATGAAGAAGGGATGCTTGAAGTGCTTGGAAGATCAAAGATGCTTTTGCATATCAGGAGAAAGAGATGTGTGTGGTAACATCACGGCTATTCTTCCAGGCGGTGTGCATAGTGAACCAACCAAAGGAGAGCCTTCGCCGTTGATCTACCGATGGAAATCCGGCGGAACGTGTGATTGTGGCGGTTGGGATGTTGGTTGCAAACTGCTCGTTATCTCCAACAAGAATCCTAGTTCAAATGTTCCAAGAACTTCAAAACCTCAACATGAGAGATTCCAACTCTTTGTCCAG GAAGGAGCAGATCCAAGCACACCACTTTTCACTTTGGCACCACTTAAGGATGGATTTTACTCGGTAGAATTCAGCTCAACGATTGATCATTTGCAGGCATTCTTCATTTCTGTGGCCGTTTTGAGCAGCCAAAAACTACCAACTTTTTTAGAAATGAGTAACATGCATGATGACATCAAGTATGAACTTCAAGGAAAAGCATCAATAAATTATAATCCAATTCCACCAGTCTCCCCAGTTGGCAGAGTTTAA